DNA sequence from the Plodia interpunctella isolate USDA-ARS_2022_Savannah chromosome 19, ilPloInte3.2, whole genome shotgun sequence genome:
GCTATACGTTCGTTGCTTTTTTGAGTCGAGTTAGTTgtcaaaattctaaattaatagttacttaattagtaggtataacTTTGAGAATAGGAGTTAGTAAATGAACCGGTACGTATCTACGTctagaaaattaatatgttgTTGTACCTGACTTGTTATATGTGAACTCATCATTCGAACTACGCCGTATCCAACTTGTTTTGACCAAGGTCATTTAAGGCAGATAACAATATAATGATTCTTTATCATTACATCACGCACGATCTAtggtattattttgtttttttttttgtggattTCAATGTTCATTGAGTGAAGGTGTTAAGATTATTCTGGAAAGAGGGACAttggaaaaatattctaaattattgaaaaggAAGGTAATGATTTAGTAGATTTAATGAACCttataaacacaattttaccAAGAATTCGCATAACTATTAGAAATGGATGCatgtataagtataaatataatgtgtcGTCAATTATACCAGTTATGGTGTgataactagggatgccgacgaccgtgcgaagtggagacgaaaatgttggaatataaaataaacattatcagCACCTCcctaattaaattcattaatgtatttaaaaagagTACTAACTTCACAACTCATGTCAAAAACTTAATTCTAATATCTCATAATGTACAAAGGTTAATTCAAACGtattacaaaactaaaacatatagtataaaataaatcattcagaaATCATTTTCTAAAGTCAAATCATCAATACAACatttaattcttcttctttttctcaTCGATTATCTTCTTCGAACagcaaattttcacaaaaatcttCTTCAGCACGTACAATACTGTCAAAATTAGTGCAACGAGATCTAAATAAAACTTCTGGTAGACAGGCACATCGAGTGCTGGAGAGCGAAGGTGCGGAGCTCCTCGTGTCTTGACCACGTGCTCCACCCAGTGGACCAGCTCCTTGCTTGGGGGCACCGGTCTGTCGTGGTAGATCAGTGATAACTCTTTCGCTTTCTCGGTGTatctgaaatttaaattttgccaTTAGTAAAGCAAGTCTATTGTAATTTGAGCAatgtttttgtgattttttaaatgcgtTCGATAAATTCAGACTTTTTTGTACAAGACTTTTTTTGTCTTGCTGGTCTCTAATAATATCTTCTTTCTTAGCTTTAGGTAATTTACAACCATAACAATGAactaaagataatttaatattttttcgcaACTCATCTTCATCTCAATGATCCATATTTCaacaaaacgaaaaaaataccCGAGGAATTGATATTGTTTcctttatgtttgtttacttCAGTTACAAATAATggcattatttcttttttcatatgAATAGTTTTACCGTTTACTTTGTAGAAATTCATCGATGGCAACTTTTAATTTGTCCTTCATATCGTAAGCCAGATTCACTCTCAAAGCGAAGCCCTTCCTGACAGCTCTGTCGACGTTGCTGAACTGGTCTCCGAACACTGGGATCCCGATGATTGGTTTGCCGAAGTGTACAGCCTCAGTGGTCGATAAGAGACCACCATGTGTGATGAACAGGATGCAGTTGGGATGAGCTGCATAAAGGATTTCAACGTTTAAGATTTACGTAGTAAGTGACACCTATTTTGATGGATGGATTGTCAAAATCATAGTTATTAgtgaattttgatttataagcCATATGTCCAcaaagtttttgtaattttgtgagaaaattttgaaataaaaaataaaatgacataacATTCGATCAAGATAttacatgaataaattaatagtagcCAACTAACCAACCTAAAATACTCTGCTGGGGTGCCCATTTAACTATATGCACGTTTGGTGACAAATTTGGCAGAACCTCTTCAAACTTCCACAAGACAGTTTGATTCAGGCTCCCCAAAACGTCTAAAAAGTCCTTCTTCAGTTGTTCTGGAAGTTCACTGCTCTGCAGAATTGAGCCCATGCTGAAGTAGACCAGACCATTCTTAGCATTGTCCAGTAATTTCTTGAGATcctgtaatataatttatagggCAAAGTTCCATATATATCTTATCATACTTCTCATTAGTCATAGTCATTATCACCAATGCTGTAGGGATAAGATGTTTAATGACAGATAACCCaccaatttcataaatttactAGTCATgctttaaatacttaaaatcgTCATCATCACCATTACATTtaagtattacaaaaaatcttaCAGATCATGGAATTTCTCCATGAGATTTCTAAACAGATTTAGTCAGACCATTCCTTATctatactgatattataaagaggtaaacgtttgtgtgtttctatgtttgaggcgggtaatctccgaacctaccgaaccgatttcaaaaattcttaccactattataaaagtatccaagattgctttaggctaaattttatctcaaaattcccacgggagtgaagcccctgGCAACatcttgtaaattatatttatattttatttgatttgtattGTTACTAGCGCTTAGATATAACTAGTCACTAACAAAATTTGTCTCTGAAACCAGAAGCATGTACCCCACTCATTTGTCATCAAGTGAATATTTAGTAATTCCAAGCTAACTTACGTCAGGTAAAGGTTTTACGACAGGGTCGATGTGGTATCCACCAACGGTTTTATAAGCCTGTGGCAACCTCACCGGCAGTCCAAGAGAAGCATCAGAATTACCCAGGATTAATGAAGCGTTGTATCTGACTGCGCTGAAGGGAATCACTGGTCTTCCTCTGCTGACAATGTGAGGGACCAGTACTTCATCAAACACCTTAGTTTGATAGTTTGTTAAATAGCTGAAAATTACAGTAGGTATTGATAATGATTTGTTCTTCTTCTTATaattaaacaagtttttaacaaaaatgtaatttttgccaaaaatgtttattgtcgtcagagatatcttgtggcatttaactGATTTATTATCAGTGTCCGCGCTGTAAACAATTGAGGAGTTTCTGGATGCATTCGTTGGGTGCactatcaggtcatgcttattatattaaagcattgtcatggaaactaaagcgacgtgggaaatttcatcTCTAGgtaggacaactggaagtaggagacatctaacttgcaagatttgattacagacagacaaacatcgggacaggtgaaactaaataaaaatttgtaattaagtataaGTAGGATCTAATACTAGTTTTTGTTGATTAACTAACTAGACAATCACCCTCATCTAGCATAAATACTGAGGGATGATTTGTTGAATCCAGTTGTATAGTATGCACCATATCAAACAAGGCGAGCGTTTCGACCTCTgtggtcgcgctgtcattacaatttttcaaattttaacaaagaaaagaatgagttttactatatgactttacattaattactctgtactgtagtaatgtcaattttatgaatgattgattttggaaatgattccttcctaaagaaaattgacggattgtaatgaccgcgcagccgcagcggtcgaaacgctcagCGAACCACCCACAACTGAAAGTTGGTAGACGTaagtagtatataatattatagcaTTTTTAAACTTACAAAAGGTCAAAAGCAGTGAATGTTAACTGAAGAAGTAATTCTTTTACTCTGGTTATGAAGCCAAAAGGCGGAGTGATGCTGGAACGGATGTTAGGTACATAGGATGGATTCAAAGATTCGTCGATCAGACCCAAGATCATCGAATGAGGCTCAACGGTTGAGAACCAGATAAAAGGGCAGTTAAAGATAGCTCCTAATCtgcaaaaaagaaaagtagtGATTGGTAACAATGTGCAAAATCACGTGTTTACAAATCTGGACCATCTTTTAGAGACATTATTGGTCAGAGTAAACGTGGGTTTCTCTTTTCCAAATCACCAATGAGTAAAGTTGTTGATGATGGTTTTTTTTCTAAGACTTGAACGAAGTATAgttctctctctccctctcatCTAAGCCTTTTTCTACTTGCCTCTGCACTTACAGACGTTAATTGTCGGAACCCAGGGTCAGCTACGATTGAactaaataatagttatacTAACTTTAATgctatgataaaaaataaaactcgcACATATTGAAAATTTGGGGAATATAATGCTATAAATATACTTCTATGATGTAATGTTGGCAATATGTAGCTGTACGCTACAAAACTGTCAAGGgagaaataaagaaacagCGTCCGCTTGTGCGTTTTACTGCTAGTCCGGCTTACCATTATATTCGTTAGATTTAAATCTGGGAAAtccctacatattataaaacaaagtcgtttgccgcgtctgtctgttcgcgataaactcaaaaacgacggCAGGAATTttcgtgcggttttcaccaaaatatAGTGTGGTTCTTGAGTAAGGTttcggtgtataatttattatgtttttacccgagcgaagccgggacatgAAGCCggtatagtataaaatatgactTACCCACTATAACTGTCGGTGAACGCCCATTCACTAATGACAACGTCGAAAGTTATTGTCGTGTCGCTTAGCAGCTTTTGGACGGACTGATCTGTCAACACTCCTCTGTTTATAACCTCTATAAATTTTGGTAGTGTAGAGAAACTCGTTGGGTCTTCCCCATTAAGCACCGCTGTCACGTTAAACCTGTCCGCTGGAAACAGTATGtcacaataatggtaagcgcTTCTGGCATGATCGAGATTTTGCAGTGCAATGTTGTTTAattgagtttctttcagcatttcatctcagcagtggtcatttatatacaaaatttgatgtgaaaaaatGCCTAAAACACACATTTTACAGGACTTTTCGAtgataatttaactttaattttggTCGAAACCGTGATACACTTACTGAAATCTTCCATACCCAATGCGCTGATGTGCACTTGTTTTAGATTAGATGGTAGGTCTTTATCTGGATAGGGAGTGACTTGTGTTACCTGGAAGGCAGGTAAATTTTTTGTAGATGACGAAATAGAAGAAGAAAGTATAGGTAGACgagatataatttaaaaaagcgtGCCAAGTGATGTAAGAAGCGTAGAAACAGAGTTTTTCTAgctaatatttaaaagcatAAAACTAACATGCCATAGAACTAGTAAATCACCGGACTACAGAAGCAGCGCTGTAAGGTTTGTAGAATCAACGAACTAACAAAACATcgtattatattcaataacgaattataacaatttgaacaagacaactatataaatatacaaataggtGGCCGTAGTTTATAGTCAAGACAGACTGATTGTAAGTTGCTcaaacgaaaaaatatatgatgctGCATCAGATGCTctcaaaatatcaaattattatatatataattatgcctATGGAcgaattacacagattgagatagccccaaagtaagttcgagacttgtgttatgggacacacgtactaactcaacgatgctatattttataacaaatacattatatagataaacatccaagacccggaccttACCTCATGACCAGCCTTTAAGAGCGCCCTCACGACCCCCTGACTGAGGTGGTGGTGACTCTTGCTGGGGAACGGGAACATGGCCAGGATCTTGTAGCTCTCACCCAGGTGGGCACAGGCCAGGATAATCAGGAGAAGTTGGATTTTCAGCATTTTCTGTAACATTGGaagtaaaacaattaataacacTTTTTAGACACATAGCCCATAAGAAtaccattttaaatatttatttgtttgtaata
Encoded proteins:
- the LOC128678095 gene encoding UDP-glycosyltransferase UGT5-like; its protein translation is MLKIQLLLIILACAHLGESYKILAMFPFPSKSHHHLSQGVVRALLKAGHEVTQVTPYPDKDLPSNLKQVHISALGMEDFTDRFNVTAVLNGEDPTSFSTLPKFIEVINRGVLTDQSVQKLLSDTTITFDVVISEWAFTDSYSGLGAIFNCPFIWFSTVEPHSMILGLIDESLNPSYVPNIRSSITPPFGFITRVKELLLQLTFTAFDLFYLTNYQTKVFDEVLVPHIVSRGRPVIPFSAVRYNASLILGNSDASLGLPVRLPQAYKTVGGYHIDPVVKPLPDDLKKLLDNAKNGLVYFSMGSILQSSELPEQLKKDFLDVLGSLNQTVLWKFEEVLPNLSPNVHIVKWAPQQSILAHPNCILFITHGGLLSTTEAVHFGKPIIGIPVFGDQFSNVDRAVRKGFALRVNLAYDMKDKLKVAIDEFLQSKRYTEKAKELSLIYHDRPVPPSKELVHWVEHVVKTRGAPHLRSPALDVPVYQKFYLDLVALILTVLYVLKKIFVKICCSKKIIDEKKKKN